The Myotis daubentonii chromosome 9, mMyoDau2.1, whole genome shotgun sequence genome has a segment encoding these proteins:
- the LOC132241756 gene encoding ATP-dependent RNA helicase DDX39A-like, protein MMAEQDVENVLLDYEEDEEPQAPPESTPAPPKKDVKGSYVSIHSSGFRDFLLKPELLRAVGDCGFEHPSEVQHQCIPQAILGMDVLCQAKSGMGKTAVFVLATLQQIEPVNGQVAVLVMCHTRELAFQIRKEYERFSKYMPSVKVSVFFGGLSIKKDEEVLKKSCPHVVVGTPGRLLALVRNRSLNLRNVKHFVLDECDKMLEQLDMRRDVQEIFRLTPHEKQCMMFSATLSKEVRPVCRKFMQDPMEVLVDDDTKLTLHGLQQYYVKLKDSDKNRKLVDLLDVLEFNQVVIFVRSVQRCMALAQLLVEQSFPAIAIHRAMAQEERLARYQQFKDFQQRILVATNLFGRGMDIERVNIVFNYDMPDDSDTYLHRVARAGRFGTKGLAITFVSHDNDAKILTDVQGRFEVNVAEFPEEMDISTYMEQSP, encoded by the coding sequence ATGATGGCGGAACAGGATGTAGAAAACGTGCTTCTGGATTATGAGGAAGATGAAGAGCCCCAGGCTCCTCCAGAGAGCACCCCAGCACCCCCCAAGAAAGATGTCAAGGGGTCCTACGTTTCCATCCACAGCTCTGGCTTCCGGGACTTTCTGCTGAAGCCTGAGCTCCTGAGGGCCGTAGGGGACTGTGGCTTTGAGCATCCATCTGAGGTTCAGCACCAGTGTATTCCCCAAGCCATCCTGGGCATGGATGTCCTGTGCCAGGCCAAGTCTGGAATGGGCAAGACTGCAGTCTTCGTGCTGGCCACCCTACAGCAGATCGAGCCCGTCAACGGACAGGTGGCCGTCCTGGTCATGTGCCACACTCGGGAGCTGGCCTTTCAGATCAGGAAGGAGTATGAGCGCTTCTCCAAGTACATGCCCAGTGTCAAGGTGTCCGTGTTCTTCGGGGGTCTTTCCATCAAGAAGGACGAAGAGGTGCTGAAGAAGAGCTGTCCCCATGTCGTGGTGGGGACCCCAGGCCGCCTCTTGGCACTCGTGCGCAACAGGAGCCTCAACCTGAGAAACGTGAAGCACTTCGTGCTGGACGAGTGTGACAAGATGCTGGAGCAGCTGGACATGCGGCGGGATGTACAGGAGATCTTTCGCCTGACGCCACACGAGAAGCAGTGCATGATGTTCAGTGCCACGCTGAGCAAGGAGGTCCGGCCCGTCTGCAGGAAGTTCATGCAAGATCCCATGGAGGTGTTGGTGGATGACGACACCAAGCTCACGCTGCATGGGCTGCAGCAGTACTATGTCAAGCTCAAAGACAGCGACAAGAACCGTAAACTCGTCGACCTCCTGGACGTGCTAGAGTTTAACCAGGTGGTGATCTTCGTGAGGTCGGTGCAGCGCTGCATGGCCCTGGCCCAGCTACTTGTGGAACAGAGCTTCCCGGCCATCGCCATCCACAGGGCCATGGCCCAGGAGGAGCGCCTAGCACGCTATCAGCAGTTCAAGGACTTTCAGCAGCGGATCCTGGTGGCCACCAATCTGTTTGGCCGAGGGATGGACATTGAGCGAGTCAACATCGTCTTCAATTATGACATGCCTGACGACTCGGACACCTACCTCCACCGGGTGGCCCGTGCCGGGCGCTTTGGCACCAAAGGCCTGGCTATCACTTTTGTGTCTCATGACAATGATGCCAAAATTCTCACTGATGTTCAGGGTAGGTTTGAAGTCAATGTGGCGGAGTTTCCTGAAGAAATGGACATCTCCACATACATGGAGCAGAGCCCATAA
- the LOC132240676 gene encoding speckle-type POZ protein-like: protein MSTVPSPPPPAEMSSGPAAESWCHTEIKVVKFSHRWTISNFSFCPKEVGEVIQSSTFSSEAIAQLKWCLRVYPKGVDAHSKDYLSLYLFLVTSPKRIFLAKFKLSILNDKGEEIKCLESHRAYSFVQGKDWGFKKFIRRDVLLDEDNSLLPDDKLTLLCEVSVVQDSFTISGQNTTKMVKVPECQLADELGGLWENSWFSDCCFCVAGQEFQAHKAIVAARSPVFRAMFAHAMEESKNNRVEIIDMEPGVFKEMMCFIYTGKAPNLDKMADGLLAAADKYALERLKVMCEEALSRQLSEENAAEMLTLADLHSADQLKTQAVHFIHSHAEGVLETEGWQAMVASHPHLVADMYRSLASAQGACLGPPRKRPKQS from the coding sequence ATGTCAACGGTTCCAAGTCCGCCACCTCCAGCAGAAATGTCGAGCGGCCCTGCAGCTGAGAGCTGGTGCCACACTGAGATCAAGGTAGTGAAATTCTCCCACAGGTGGACCATCAGTAACTTTAGCTTTTGCCCGAAGGAAGTGGGTGAAGTCATTCAAAGTTCAACCTTTTCATCAGAAGCCATTGCTCAACTGAAATGGTGTTTGAGAGTATACCCAAAAGGGGTAGATGCACACAGCAAGGATTACCTGTCACTTTACCTCTTTCTGGTCACTTCTCCAAAGCGTATATTTTTGGCAAAATTCAAACTCTCCATCCTGAATGACAAGGGAGAAGAAATCAAATGTTTGGAGAGTCACCGGGCATATAGCTTTGTGCAAGGCAAAGACTGGGGATTCAAGAAATTCATCCGGAGAGATGTTCTCTTGGATGAAGACAATAGTCTTCTCCCTGATGACAAGCTGACCCTCCTCTGTGAGGTGAGTGTGGTGCAAGATTCCTTCACCATTTCTGGCCAGAATACCACGAAGATGGTGAAGGTTCCTGAGTGCCAGCTGGCCGATGAGCTAGGAGGACTTTGGGAGAATTCCTGGTTCTCAGACTGTTGTTTTTGTGTTGCTGGCCAGGAATTCCAGGCTCACAAAGCAATCGTAGCAGCTCGTTCTCCAGTGTTTAGGGCCATGTTTGCACATGCAATGGAGGAGAGCAAAAACAATCGGGTTGAAATCATTGACATGGAGCCTGGAGTTTTTAAGGAAATGATGTGCTTCATTTACACGGGGAAGGCTCCGAACCTCGACAAAATGGCTGATGGTTTGCTGGCAGCTGCTGACAAGTATGCCCTGGAGCGTTTGAAGGTCATGTGTGAGGAAGCCCTCAGCAGACAGCTCTCTGAGGAGAATGCTGCAGAAATGCTCACCTTGGCTGACCTCCACAGCGCAGATCAACTGAAAACTCAGGCAGTGCATTTCATCCACTCTCATGCTGAGGGTGTCTTGGAGACCGAAGGGTGGCAGGCAATGGTGGCGTCCCATCCCCACTTGGTGGCTGACATGTACCGCTCTCTGGCTTCAGCACAGGGCGCATGTCTGGGACCCCCACGCAAGCGCCCAAAGCAGTCCTGA
- the LOC132240678 gene encoding speckle-type POZ protein-like: MSRVPSPPPPAEMSSGPAAESWCHTEIKVVKFSHRWTISNFSFCPQEVGEVIQSSTFSSEAIAQLKWCLRVYPKGLDAHSKDYLSLYLFLVTSPKRIFLAKFKLSILNDKGEEIKCLESHQAYSFVQGKDWGFKKFIRRDVLLDEDNSLLPDDKLTLLCEVSVVQDSVTISGQNTTKMVKVPECQLAHELGGLWENSWFSDCCFCVAGQEFQAHKAIVAARSPVFRAMFAHAMEESKKNRVEIIDMEPGVFKEMMCFIYTGKALNLDKMADGLLAAADKYALERLKVMCEEALSRQLSEENAAEMLTLADLHSADQLKAQAVHFIHSHAEGVLETEGWQAMVATHPHLVAEMYRSLASAQGACLGPPRKRPKQS, encoded by the coding sequence ATGTCAAGGGTTCCAAGTCCGCCACCTCCAGCAGAAATGTCGAGTGGCCCTGCAGCTGAGAGCTGGTGCCACACTGAGATCAAGGTAGTGAAATTCTCCCACAGGTGGACCATCAGTAACTTTAGCTTTTGCCCGCAGGAAGTGGGTGAAGTCATTCAAAGTTCAACCTTTTCATCAGAAGCCATTGCTCAACTGAAATGGTGTTTGAGAGTATACCCAAAAGGGCTAGATGCACACAGCAAGGATTACCTGTCACTTTACCTCTTTCTGGTCACTTCTCCAAAGCGTATATTTTTGGCAAAATTCAAACTCTCCATCCTGAATGACAAGGGAGAAGAAATCAAATGTTTGGAGAGTCACCAGGCATATAGCTTTGTGCAAGGCAAAGACTGGGGATTCAAGAAATTCATCCGGAGAGATGTTCTCTTGGATGAAGACAATAGTCTTCTCCCTGATGACAAGCTGACCCTCCTCTGTGAGGTGAGTGTGGTGCAAGATTCCGTCACCATTTCTGGCCAGAATACCACGAAGATGGTGAAGGTGCCTGAGTGCCAGCTGGCCCATGAGCTAGGAGGACTTTGGGAAAATTCCTGGTTCTCAGACTGTTGTTTTTGTGTTGCTGGCCAGGAATTCCAGGCTCACAAAGCAATCGTAGCAGCTCGTTCTCCAGTGTTTAGGGCCATGTTTGCACACGCAATGGAGGAGAGCAAAAAGAATCGGGTTGAAATCATTGACATGGAGCCTGGAGTTTTTAAGGAAATGATGTGCTTCATTTACACGGGGAAGGCTCTGAACCTCGACAAAATGGCTGATGGTTTGCTGGCAGCTGCTGACAAGTATGCCCTGGAGCGTTTGAAGGTCATGTGTGAGGAAGCCCTCAGCAGACAGCTCTCTGAGGAGAATGCTGCAGAAATGCTCACCTTGGCTGACCTCCACAGCGCAGATCAACTGAAAGCTCAGGCAGTGCATTTCATCCACTCTCATGCTGAGGGTGTCTTGGAGACCGAAGGGTGGCAAGCAATGGTGGCGACCCATCCCCACTTGGTGGCTGAGATGTACCGCTCTCTGGCTTCAGCACAGGGCGCCTGTCTGGGACCCCCACGCAAGCGCCCAAAGCAGTCCTGA